Within Deltaproteobacteria bacterium, the genomic segment ATCCAGTAGGGGCTGCCGGGGAGGAGAATCGCCGATGAAGAGGGAAGGAGAAAATCCGTTGGTCGGAATTGTTATGGGCAGTGATTCAGATCTCGAGGTTATGGCAGAGGCCGCTTCGAGTCTCGAGAGCTTCGGGATACCCTACGAGATGACTGTCGCCTCTGCCCATCGATCCCCCGACAAGGTTGGAAGATATGCAAAATCGGCAGTGGCAAGAGGTCTCGAGGTGATCATAGCAGGGGCTGGAGGGGCCGCCCATCTTGCAGGAGTCCTTGCCTCTCAGACGCTTCTCCCTGTCATAGGGGTGCCGGTAGGTTCCACGGCTCTGAGAGGGATCGATTCCCTTCTCTCT encodes:
- the purE gene encoding 5-(carboxyamino)imidazole ribonucleotide mutase, with protein sequence MKREGENPLVGIVMGSDSDLEVMAEAASSLESFGIPYEMTVASAHRSPDKVGRYAKSAVARGLEVIIAGAGGAAHLAGVLASQTLLPVIGVPVGSTALRGIDSLLSTVQMPGGVAVATMAIGRSGARNAGIMAAQILSLKYPWIRTRLQRYRNRMKRDVENKDKALGKAEK